In Aphelocoma coerulescens isolate FSJ_1873_10779 chromosome 3, UR_Acoe_1.0, whole genome shotgun sequence, a single window of DNA contains:
- the MRPL14 gene encoding large ribosomal subunit protein uL14m, which translates to MALLSRQFGLSLTHLSSAVIHRQFSITGACQAIQKLTRVRVVDNSTLGNTPYHRPPKCIHVYNKTGVGKVGDKILLAIKGEKKKALIVGHKMPGPTMTPRFDSNNVVLIEDNGNPVGTRIKTPIPYTLRRREGEFSKVLAIARNFV; encoded by the exons ATGGCTCTCTTGAGTAGACAGTTTGGTTTATCTTTGACCCATCTAAGCAGTGCAGTGATCCACCGACAGTTCAG CATCACTGGAGCATGCCAAGCAATACAGAAACTAACCCGTGTGCGAGTGGTGGACAACAGCACCTTGGGGAACACACCGTACCACCGGCCACCAAAATGTATCCATGTGTATAACAAGACTGGAGTTGGCAAAGTCGGAGATAAGATCCTTCTGGCTatcaaaggagaaaagaagaaggcTTTAATTGTAGGGCACAAGATGCCTGGCCCCACCATGACGCCTAGATTTGATTCCAACAATGTGGTACTCATAGAAGATAATGGAAATCCAGTAGGGACTAGAATAAAAACACCAATACCCTATACACTACGAAGAAGAGAAGGCGAGTTCTCCAAAGTATTGGCCATTGCCCGCAACTTTGTATGA